The following DNA comes from Terriglobia bacterium.
CACGCATTCTCCCAGAATCTGCCGTGGAAAATGCCCCGTCTTTCCCACCTTTGAATAAAAGACTTGATTATACACGTTGACCGCGCCTTCACTTGCGGACCGGGAGATTCGCAGGGTTGACCCGACCTGGACGCCCTGGTTGGTCCCCACATTAAGATACACGATGGACCCTTGACCCAACTGTACCTCTCTCCACTTTGAGTCGATGATCTGTCCTTCGGCCTTCCCTGATGAAGGAGCAAAGTGGTCCATGACTCCGCCTGCTCCCGCCGGCGGCAAAAGCCTGGATTGGGGCGCAACCACCCAGTCTCCCACGAGCAGGGATTGACAGGAAAAAACGATCTCCGCGACCACGATGTTGTCCCGAATATCCACAATCTTGACATGGGCGATATCGCTGTAAAGGGTCCCCAGATTTTTGAATTTCTGGACGGTGCGGATGATGAATAATTCCTGGCCCTTTTGAAAATTCGACAATGTCCCGTTTCCCAGGTAAACCAGGTCTCCGGTGACTAGTTCGTTCTTCAGCCGTCCCTCTTCAGCACCCAGTACTTCTCCAATGCGGGAGATTTCTCCCTCCGCAATGAAGCCGCTGCAATAGGTATCACTGTAGGATGCAGCGGTAGGCGCTGATTTAGGGGGCAGAGCCATTGCGAGCGGCGCCATGGCCGTCCCCAGCAAGAGCCCGACTATCAAGAGCTGCCAGATGCCGAACTTCACTTGATCTTTTCTTCTGGACTCCATAGAACCTCCGACATGCCTGTGGATCGAGGCGTTGGATATTTAGCGCAGAGCTTAACGGGCCATGGCTCGGTTGTCAAATGTCCTGACGGAAACCGGGCACAAAATCAACGCGCGCCTGCTTATGGGAATTGATACAATAGGCTGTCATTCATAGGTGTGTCGGCCGTCACACAATGCACGAAATCCCTTGCGTCCAAACCACTCAAGGCCAGGTCACCTTTGCCCCGATCCGTTTATGAGTCTCTGTGCGTACCCGTCGCGGAACCCACTGCACGACGTGCTTTAGCTGCGATGGAACAGGCGAAAAAGCATGCCCGATGGATTGAATTGCGGCTGGATTACCTCGATTCAACCCGCCAGATCGACGAACTACTCTCCCGGTTGAAGGGCATCTCTCATCTCCGGCATACCCTCATTTTTACACTCCGCAGGAGGAATGCGGGAGGAAGGTTTGGAGGGAGCATCGCCTCGCAGCTTCTCTGGTTGGGCCGGGCCGCCACCCTCGGACAGTGGCTGGATCTTGAGATTGAGACGATTCGGACACAGGGAACGCAAATCGTTTCGCAGTTGCAGCGAATCGGGGCCAAGCTGATCGTTTCCTCCCATGATTTCAAAGAGACTCCGACCCATTTGGAGCATCTTGCGAAACAGCTTCTGGAAACCGGCGGCGATTTGATTAAGATTGCAGTTCAGGCGAATTCACTCTCGGACGCAGCCCGCCTTTTGAGTATGCAGTGTAAGCTGGCTCGCCGGGGGCACCGCAGCGTCGTGCTCGGGATGGGTGCCTGTGGGGCGGTAACGCGGGTCCTCGGTCCCTCGCAGGGAGCGGAGTTCACCTACGCGGCCCTCACCCGGGGAAAGGAATCAGCGTCCGGGCAGTTGACCGTCTCGGCGTTGGAGAAAATCTTTCGAATTGACCGGATCAACTCGAGGACTCGGATCTATGGCCTTCTCGGCTGCCCCCTTTCCCACTCATTATCCCCTGCTCTCTACAATGCCGCATTTGCGCAACTGGGCATAAACGCAATTTATCTTCCGTTTGAAACTGGCGTGCTGGACGATTTTCCCTTCTGGACAAAACGGCTCAAGGTTAAAGGGCTCAGTGTCACCCTCCCCCACAAAGCAGGGGTCGTGAAGTTTGTGTCGAAGCAGGATCCTGCGGCGAGGCACGTCGGCGTTGTGAACACTCTGCGTCGAAGGCAAGGGCGGTGGTTCGGATATAACACGGATGCCCGGGGAATCGAGAAGCCTTTGGAGGAACTTGGACTCCACTTGAAGGAATCGGAGGTCCTGCTTCTGGGAGCGGGAGGCGCCGCCCAGGGGGTGGCGGCTGTTCTTCGCGAGAAGGGGGCGAAGGTCTTGATTTTGAACCGGACCCTCGCGACGGCTCAAAAACTGGCCAGGAAATTCGACCATCGAGTGGTTCGGCAGGAGAACCTGCGGAATCATCACTTTGCCCTCATCGTGAATGCCACCTCCGTCGGCATGTGGCCCGAGGTCAACAAGGTTCCCATTGACCTGACTGAGGTAAGTGCGGACGTTGTCTTTGAATTGATTTACAACCCGCCCGAAACGCGGTTGTTGCGGGAGGCACGGCGTCGAAAGATGCAAACCATTTCAGGAATGAAGATGTTCATTTCCCAAGCTGAAGCTCAATTTAAGATCCTGACCGGGAAGAAACTGCCCACCGCGATCTGGCAGGAGATCGCACGAAGGGGTTTTTCATGAAGGCATCCAAAGCGAACTTTCAATTTCTGATCCGAGTCCCTGCCTCGACCTCCAACCTGGGACCGGGATTTGACGTCCTGGGGTTGGCCGTCAACCTCCACTTGGGGGTCGGTGTGGAGCCCTCTGCCAAAGGGTCGAATGTTCTCCTCTTCAAGGGGGTGGGCAGCGACGTGCTTTCGCAGGAAGGCTCCAACCTGATTCTCCGGGTCGCCCAGCAAGTGGCGCGCGCCGAAAGGGTCTTACTCCCTCCCCTGCGATTGACGATACACAATGAAATCCCCCTGGCTCGCGGGTTGGGAAGCAGCGCCGCCGCCATCGTGGCTGGAGTCTCCCTGGCAGAGCTATTCTCCCGGCGCCCGTTCCCTCCTTCCCGGATTCTGGAATATGCCCTGGAGTTTGAATCCCATCCCGACAACCTCGCCGCTTGCCTCATGGGCGGCCTAACGGCAGCGCGTCTCGATCCCCCGCGTTCCGCTTATTTCTTGCCGCTGTCCATCGATCGCCGTCTGAAAGTTGTTTTTGTCGTTCCTGAGTTTACTGTATCGACCGTCAAGGCTCGCCGGGTGCTACCGCGACGGTATGCAAGGGAGGATGTGGTAACCAACCTTCAAAACGCCGTTTTGCTTTCTCAGGTCCTGAGTAAGATCCCAGGCCACCCTTTACGACGCCTTTTCGTCGATCGGATGCATCAACCCTTCCGCGCTTCCCTGGTCCCGGGACTTCAGGAGGCGCTCGCCCTGCCCCAGCTCCGCGGTCTGGTCGGGGTCTTCCTGAGCGGGTCAGGACCAACACTGGCCGCTTTGGCTACTGAGAACTACCGAACCATCGGCCGCGCGCTCCAGAACTGCTTTTCAAAACATGGATTGTCATCTACAATTGCCGTTCTGAATGTCGATCGAAAAGGAAGAAGCATCAAGCGTCTCGCCTAAGAATTCCATCCCGGCTGCCAACCTCGCGGACACATGGATGCATTGACACAGATCCCTTTGGGCACACAGGTCCTCCTGGGTGAAAAGGCGCGCGCCAGGCGGCGCGTCGAGACGATGGTCACGAGCGTCTTTGAGGGGTGGTCTTACGACGAGATCATTCCCCCACTCTTCGATTACATGGATGTTTTCGAGCGAGGGGTGGGCGCCGAGCTCGGGAAAAAGGTGTACCGTTTTCTCGATCGGGAGGGAAACATCCTGGCGCTTCGGCCCGAATTCACCTCGCTGGTCGCCAAAACCGTCGCCTGCCGGATGAGCGAGTCGCCGAAACCGATTCGCTTGTATTACTCAGGCGAGGTCCTGCGCTATGAGCCTCCGCGAGGGGGTCAACAGCGGGAATTCTCTCAGATCGGCCTGGAACATATCGGGGGACCCCGACTCGAGGCGGATGTCGAGGTCCTGGCAATTGCAATCGAGGTACTCACGCGGCTCGGCCTGAAGGATTTTCAAATCAATCTGGGTCACATGGAGTACTTTGCCGGCATCGTTGAGCGAATGGGTTTTGAACCCGCCGTTTTGCAGAGGCTTCGCGAACTGATCGACATCAAGGATAAGACCTCGCTCCGGGCAGAACTCGGCAGCCTGAATCTTAAGGACCGCCGTCAGGCCACCATGCTGGCCATCCCGGATCTGACCGGGGGACGCGCGGTCCTTCGCAGGGCGCGTGAACTGGTCAGCAATGAGCGTTCGGTCGCGGCATTGGACCATTTGGAAAGGATTACTCGAACCCTCTCCGCCCTGGGATTCGCCCGGCACTTGACCCTTGACCTCAGCGAAGTGCGCGGGCTGGAGTATTACACGGGAACGGTATTTCGCATCTTCGTTCCGGGACTCGGGTTTGAGGTTGGGGGCGGGGGACGCTATGACAAATTGTTCTCCAATTTCGGCGCGGCGTGGCACGCCGTGGGGTTCTCATTCAGCCTGGAGCGGTTGATGCAGAGCGCCCGCCTCAGATCTATCCCCCGTCATCCTTTGCGACGATTCAAGCTGAAGCCAGATCACCTGAGGCGACAATTCGCCGACATTCTCAGGGAACGACGGTCTGGCCGTCGGATCAAGCTGGAGTAGGGCGGGGGTTAGGGAAGAGGTAATAGGGAATAGGTGGTAGGTGGTAGGTGGTAGGTGGTAGGTGGTAGGTGCCGGGTGTCAGTGAAACCGTTGCCAGTTCTCGGTGGCCGGGTGATAAAGCCGGAGGCCAGAGGCGAGAAGTCAGAGGTAGGAAATTGGAGGTCGGAAGCCAGAAGAAGCATTCGGGCGTTAACTTTGAACTTGGAACTTTGAACTGGGTTTTTGGACTTTGGACCTTGGACTTGGAACTTTGAACTCCTATGTTAACCGTTGCCATCTCCAAAGGGCGATTGTTCGATCCATCCCTGGAAATGTTCTCACAGCTTGGATATCGGGTTCATGCCCGTGAGGCAGAGTCGCGCAAGCTGGTGGTTGTGGACCGCCGGGGCATGATTCGGTTCATTTATGTAAAACCCGCCGACGTGCCGGTTTACGTCGAGTATGGAGTCGCCGATTTGGGGATCGTCGGACTGGACGTGCTGTTGGAGGCCTCGCCCGATGTTCACCAGCCCCTGGATTTGAAATTTGGAAGATGCAAAATTGTCGTGGCAGCGCTCGAGGGGTCCAAACAGGGTGGCGAACAGGACAGAGTTTCCACCTTGCGCGTCGCCACCAAATATCCCCGCCTCGCCGCAGAATATTTCACCAGGCATGGCGTCCCGGTAGAGATTATTGTGCTCTCCGGGTCGATCGAACTCGCCCCGGTGCTCGGATTGGCAGACTGCATCGTGGATCTGGTACAGACGGGAGTTACACTGAGGCAAAACGGTTTGAAGATCGTCCATGTGATCGGCGAATCGTCGGCCCGGCTGATCGTCAATCGCGCCTCTTATCAACTGCGGCGCGAGCCAATTTCTGAATTGTTGGAGCAGATCGAGCGCCTGGTGGCTCGCGGCACGACCCCATGATCGAAATCATTCCCGGATCCCAATACCAAAGTCACCCCAAAATACGGAGAATTCTCTCCCGCCGACAGAGTATGGATCCGAAGGTTTTTCGAGCGGTCGAGGCCATCGTCGGAAGGGTCCGGAAAGACGGCGACTTGGCGCTGCGACAACTGACTCAGAATCTGGATGGGGTGCAACTTCGGGCGATCCGGTTTCCATTTTCAAGGATTGAGCGACAAGCCGCGCGGGCGTCAGCCGCTCTCCGCCGGGCGATCGCGCAGGCCCGCCACCATATCGAAGCGTTCCATCGACGGCAGGTTGAGAGATCCTGGACAATCTCCCGGGGCTTTGGCGCCTCTGTAGGCCAGCGGTTGACTCCGATCGCCGCCCTGGGACTTTATGTTCCCGGCGGCACTGCCGCTTATCCTTCGACCGTCCTCATGAATGCCATCCCGGCCCAGGTTGCCGGGGTCCGCCGGATCGCTGTCGTCACTCCTCCCGGCAATCTGGAGCACAATCCCGGGCTCGCCGCGGCCCTGGTGGAACTGAATCTGGAGGAGGTTTACGCTGTGGGGGGAGCCCAGGCGGTGGCCGCACTCGCCTATGGCACCCCGACTATTCCCCGTGTCGATAAGATTGTGGGGCCCGGCAACCGATACGTCGCGGCCGCGAAGCGCATGGTTTACGGAACTGTGGACATTGATATGATCGCCGGCCCCAGTGAGGTGGTGGTTGTGGCGGACTCGACCGCCCAAGCCCGGTGGGTCGCCGCCGATCTGCTCGCCCAGGCCGAACACGATGTTCATGCGTCCGCCATCTGTATTACCCGTTCTAACGATCTTGCTCGTCGAATACAAGACGAGGTTGAAGAGCAAATGGCTTGGCTTGAACGAAGCGCCATCTGCCGGCGTTCCATAGACGCGCTGGGCGCGGTCATTGTGGCTCGAAGCCAGTCTCAGATAGAGATGATTGTGAACGAGCTGGCACCGGAACATTTGGAACTGCACCTCCGACGGCCCGAGCCGTTCAGCCGAAGAATCCGGAATGCAGGAGCCATTTTCCTGGGCGCCTATTCCCCTGAGGCGGTAGGAGACTACTTCGCAGGGCCGAACCACGTCCTCCCCACGAGTGGGACGGCACGCTTCTCATCCCCGCTGGGCGTCTACGATTTCATCAAGCGAACCTCTATTATCCGATATTCAAGAAAGCGATTTGAACGAGATGCCCGTGCTATCATCCAGCTTGCGCGGGCGGAACAGCTGACCGCCCATGCCCGCAGCGTCGAGATCCGCTTGAGGGGAAAGACTATCGAGACTAAGTCCCTCAAACGAACCGATTGAACCGAGGTATGACCGCTTTCCCCATGAATGTTTTTCTAAACAAGATCAGGCCGAATGTCCGGGAGCTTGTTCCCTATTCGCTTGAACACGTGGATGCGCGTGTGAAACTTGATATGAACGAGAACCCCCTGGATACTCCCGAGGTCATCAAGGCGGCAGTGATTGAACAATTGCAGCATCGGGAATGGACGCGGTATCCAGAGCTGGTTCCTCGTAGATTGCTCACCAAACTCTCGCGGTTTGTGGGGTGGCCGGAGGACGGCCTTCTCGTAGGCAACGGCTCGAACGAAATCCTGAAGACCATTTTGATGGCCGTCGCGGGTCCGGGTAGTCGGGTGACCGTGGTTCAGCCCTCGTTCTCCGTCTACCAGCAGCTCATCAGGATCACCGGGGCGGAGTACCGTCCCGTGCTTCTCACTCCAGAGCTGCAATTCGACATCGAAGCCATCTGCCAGCAAGCCCGGGGGTCGGACCTGACCATTGTTTGCGTCCCCAATAACCCCACGGGCACACGGCTCGACCCCGAGGCCATCCGCGAGATTCTCAGTTCCACTTCGGGGCTGGTCATAGTGGATGAGGCGTATCATGAGTTCAGCGGAATGAGTTGCTTTGACCTGCTTCGGAAATTCTCGAACTTAATCCTGCTTCGCACTTTCTCGAAAGCCATGGCGATGGCTGGACTTCGTATCGGCTACTTGCTCGCGGACCCTCAAATCACCGCCGAGGTCGCCAAGGCGAAACTCCCTTACAACCTCAATTTCGTGTCGATCGCAGCGGCCGAGGCGGGCCTGGATCATATCGAACTGCTCCAAGCCAACGTCCAGCGAGTCATTGACCTGCGTGCCACGCTCACGGCCCGGCTGAACCGGATGGCGGGAGTTGAGACATTTCCTTCCGGTGCAAATTTCATTCTTTTCCGAACACCTCTGCCCGGGTCGGCGTTGTTCGAATCCTTGTATGCCCAATCGGTCCTGGTTCGAGATGTGAGCAAAGCCCCCTTGCTCGATCGTTGCCTCCGCGTCACGGTGGGCAATGCGGAGGAGAATGAAGTCTTTCTCGCGGCGGTGAAGAGGTCTTTGCTCGAGGGAGTTGTCCCGCACGTCCCCATGAAGGAAGACAACCCCGGAATTCTTTGAGTCCGGAGACGAAGTGGATACACCCGCGCGGCACGGCGACTCAGCGCACCAGTGAATTGGCATTCAACGGTAGACCCGCTTGAGATGACATTATGAATAAACGGCAGCGCGTCGCGATCGTCAATCGAAAGACCAAAGAGACGGATATCCATCTCCGCCTCAATTTGGACGGTACCGGCAAAGGAAGGATCAAGACCGGGATTAACTTTCTTGACCACATGCTCACGGGCTTCGCCCGGCATGGACTGTTTGACCTGAATCTACGGTGCAAAGGGGACCTTCACATCGACGCTCATCATTCCGTCGAAGACATTGGGATCGCCTTGGGACAGGCGTTCGCGCTGGCGGCAGGGGACAAGTCAGGCCTCGTTCGTTACGGCCATGCCTACGTCCCCATGGATGAAACCCTGGTGCGAGGCTGCGTTGATTTTTCGGGTCGTCCCTATACGCTTTTTAAGGTGAAGATCCCAAGAAAGAACCTTGGAGATCTGGACACAGAACTGGTGGAGCATTTTTTTGAATCCCTGGGGACACACGCCCGAATCAATCTGCATCTCGAACTTCTTTACGGGAAGAACTCGCATCATATCTGCGAAGCGTGTTTCAAGGCTTGTGCACGGGCCTTGTGCGCTGCCACCCGCCTCGACCCCCGCGTGGTGGGGGTCCCTTCCACCAAGGGAAGGCTCTAAAAGGGGCCGGGGGACAGGAATCGGGGCGCGGAACTCGGAAGTCCGTTGCATGAAGTCGGAGGCCGGAAGTCAGAAGTCGGAAATCGGAGGTCAGAAGGCAGAAGTCAGATGTCGGAAGCCGGAGGCCAGAAGTCGAAGGCCGGAAGAAGCATTGGGGCTTTAACTTTGAACTGGGTTTGTCGAACGCTGGACCTTGGAATTTGGACCTGGACTGGTTTTTGAACTTTGAACTTTGAACTTTGAACTTGGAACTTTGGACTTGGAACTTTGGACATGATTACCATTATTGACTGTGGGATGGGGAACCTTCGCAGCGTTCAGAAAGCCTTTGAACATCTGGGCTATCCCGCACGAATTTCCTCCTCCCCCGAGGCCATTCAGAATGCAGTGAAGCTTGTCCTGCCAGGAGATGGGGCGTTTGGAGATGAAATGAAGCGATTGAAGGACCTCGAGCTCGTATCGCCCATTCTGGAGGCGGTGGGGCGAGGGGTCCCCTTCCTTGGCATTTGTGTTGGACAGCAAGTGTTATTCGAGGCAAGCGAGGAATTCGGAAATCATCAAGGGTTGGGGTTGTTCCAGGGAAGAATTAAACGACTGCCCGGCGGTCTGCCAGTTCCGCACATGGGGTGGAACCAGCTCCATCTGAAGAAGAATTCCGTCCTGTTGGCGGGTGTCGCGCCTGAATGCTTTGTTTATTTCATTCATTCATACTACATCGCAGAGTGCGAGCGGACCCATGTGACGGCAACGACCGATTACGGCATCGAATTCCCGGTGGTGGTCGAGCGTGAAAACGTGTTTTCCACACAATTTCATCCGGAGAGAAGCCAGTGCCCGGGTCTTCGTCTGCTCAAGAACTTTGCCGGCCTTTCAGGCGTGTGAGGAATAGGGGAAGACGAAATTGGGGCCCGGTCGGAATCCGGGCGAAAGGCTTCTCAATCTCAAATGATTCTATATCCTGCCATCGATGTTAAAGACGGAAAATGTGTTCGGCTGGTGCAGGGGCGGGACGACACAGCAAAAGAATACTCCGCCAATCCGGTTCAAATGGCGTTGCACTGGGAGCGGGAAGGGGCGGAGTGGCTGCACATCGTAGACCTGGATGCGGCGCTCTCCGAAGGTCGCAAGAATGAAGACACGATTGAGGAAATCCTCCGGGTGGTCCGGATCCCAATCCAGTTAGGGGGCGGGATTCGGTCCCTCCCGCTCATCGAAAAGGCGATCGCCCTGGGAGCGAGCCGGGTTGTCATCGGAACGGCCGCCGTCGAAAATTATGAGATGTTTCATCGGGCCATGGAGCAGTACGGAGATTACATTGCCGTCGGAATCGATGTGAAGAATGGCCACGTTGCCACACACGGCTGGAAGCTGGAAACGGACTCCGAACCGGCGCAATTCGCAAAGAGTCTGGCGCTCCACGGAGTCAGTGTTTTCATTGTGACGGATATAGCCCAGGACGGAATGCTGTCCGGTCCCAACTATGCTCTGGCCGAGCGCGTGGCGCAGGCCACGAAAGGGTCGGTGATTCTGTCCGGTGGAATTGGATCAATCGAGGATATACTTCGGGCCCGTACCCTTGGAAACCGGGGCGTGGAGGGGGTCATTGTCGGAAGGGCTCTGTACGAAAAGAAATTTACACTCAAGGAAGCCCTGGGGGTCACGTCAAACCCATGACCCTCTCTCAAACCAAATGGCGTTTGTGCCCTCCTGATACGAGGATCCCTGCGCTCCTTGACTTCTCCGGAGACGCTTCAACCTGAACGCGAATGAAAATCACCAGCAACTCACAACCCGTCGAGAACATGCGCTCCACGGGTTCTAGCCATACTGGTCCTGCCCTCCTCATGATCCTGTGTGTCCTGGGGATGCTGGGCACGCTCCTGGCGGGACTCCACTGTCTCAGTCTAGCCGAAAGCGCGCAAACCCAGGCAACCGGCCGCTGGGTGGTCTATTGGTCAGACTTCCACCTGGAGCATTTCTATAAGATTCAGAAAGAACAGCTGCAGCTCCGGCTCAACGAGCTGGCGATTCGCGAAGACCTCGACAACCTCGTCCTCGAGAATTACCGGCTGAGAATAGCCGAGTACGCCGGCCAGGTCGAAACGGCTCACAAGAAAAGCGTCCAAGAGGACGACGAGGCCCACGGGTATGAGGCGCAGCGGGACCGGAATCTGAGGCGGTCGCGTTGGCTGATGGCGGGAGCTGCAGGATTTGTTCTTGTCCTCGCGTGTCTTATGCTCCATGTGCTTGCTGGAGGGAAGGGATTCATGGTCGCGGCCCTGCTCCTAGTGGTCATCTCGCTCGCCGTCTGCGGGAATGCCTTCCTTCAATTGTGGAGATAGACTGAATCCCCATGCTCGCCAAGCGAATTATTCCCTGCCTTGATGTGGATGACGGCCGAGTCGTCAAAGGAATTCGTTTCGTCCAGTTGCGCGACGCCGGAGATCCGGTGGAATGCGCTCGCCGCTACGACGAGGAAGGGGCGGATGAGTTGGTCTTCCTGGACATCACGGCCTCCTCTTCCCAACGGAAAACCGCCGGGGATTTGGCGGCCCGTGTGGCTGAGGAGGTGTTTATCCCATTTACTATCGGCGGCGGGATCCGAACCATCGAGGAAGTTCGGAACATTCTGAAATCGGGAGCGGACAAGGTTTCCTTGAATACCGCGGCCCTTCAAAGCCCGCACCTGATTACCGAGGCCGCGGAGAAGTTTGGAAGCCAGTGCGTGGTGGTAGCGATCGATGCTCGCCGCCAGGGCCCGAATGGGAGTGTGTTGGGAACAGACCCGGCACGATGGAAAGTCTTCAGCCACGGGGGGCGGCAAGAGACTCCACTTGATGCCGTGGAATGGGCGCAGCAGGTGGTGGAGCTCGGCGCGGGAGAGATCCTGCTCACTTCGATGGACCGGGATGGCACCCAAGATGGTTATGACCTCGCATTGACGCACACCATCGCTGGAGCGGTGCGTGTTCCCGTTATCGCGTCGGGAGGGGCCGGCTCACTTGACCATCTTTACGAGGGCCTGACGACAGGTGGGGCGAGTGCCGTTCTGGCTGCCTCCATCTTCCATTTTGGTACCCATTCAATCCGGGAGGCGAAGGAATTCCTGAAGCGGAAAGGTGTCCTGGTACGGTAAGATCCGAAGTCGCAGGTCCATGGTCCAGATGAGTCGCTCCGTGCTCCATCGCGGCGCGAAAACCCCTGCATTTAAACAGACCATCGAGGTCAGTCCGGCCCATTCAAAATGCCTATCTCTTCCATTGACGCTCTTGCGCAACTCAGGTTCGATGAGCAGGGCTTGATTCCGGCGGTTGTTCAGGATGTACGCACCAGACAGCTCCTGACCCTGGCCTACATGAACAAAGAAAGCTTGAGAAAAACCCTGGAAACTGAGGAAACATGGTTCTGGAGCCGCTCCCGAAACGCGCTGTGGCACAAGGGTGAAACCAGCGGCCATACCCAGCGCGTGGAGAGAATCACCCTGGATTGCGACGGCGACGCCCTGCTGATTGAGGTGACCCCCCGTGGGCCGGCCTGTCACACGGGGGCAGAGAGCTGTTTCTCCGCAGAATTATCCGGAAAAG
Coding sequences within:
- the hisF gene encoding imidazole glycerol phosphate synthase subunit HisF → MLAKRIIPCLDVDDGRVVKGIRFVQLRDAGDPVECARRYDEEGADELVFLDITASSSQRKTAGDLAARVAEEVFIPFTIGGGIRTIEEVRNILKSGADKVSLNTAALQSPHLITEAAEKFGSQCVVVAIDARRQGPNGSVLGTDPARWKVFSHGGRQETPLDAVEWAQQVVELGAGEILLTSMDRDGTQDGYDLALTHTIAGAVRVPVIASGGAGSLDHLYEGLTTGGASAVLAASIFHFGTHSIREAKEFLKRKGVLVR